From the Candidatus Cloacimonadota bacterium genome, the window GTTGCATCTATTGCCAGGGCATAATGATAGTTGAAATATCAAAAGAAGAGTCGCAAGAACTAATGGATAGGGTAGCAAAATTTTTAGCAGAAAGACGATTGGGTTCTGCTTCTATAATGTTCATTGAATCCTTGAGACCTTTACATTTTATTGGAAGCCAATTATTATACATGATTAGTCCTTTTGCTGAATTGATTTTCAAACCCAATGAATATCAAAAATTTGCTTGTGCATTAGAAAATGAAGAAAATATAGCTTATTTATTAGACCGAATTGATAATTATGATGTAGAATTTCATAAAAAATGGAAAGAAGAAAAGAGAGAACTTAAAGGATTAAAAAAGAAAAAAAAAGCTTTAAAAAATTTAAAATAGTTTGGAGGAAATATGGCAACTGAGTTGCGTTCAATTCTTGCAACAGATTGTGGAAGCACTACAACCAAAGCCATTTTAATTGAGAAAATAGATGGTGTGTATAGACTCATTGTTAGAGGAGAAGCACCAACAACTGTTGAAGCACCATTTGATGATGTTACTAAAGGAGTGCTGAATGCAGTTGAAGAAGTAGAGGATTTAGTCCATTTGAAAGGTGATAAAAATAGAAAAATATTACGAAATGGAAAGATAGTTGTCCCTCAAAAAGATAATCTTGGTGTGGATGCCTATGTATCTACCAGCAGTGCTGGTGGTGGATTGCAGATGATGGTTGCTGGGGTTGTAAAGAGTATGACCGGTGAAAGTGCAGAAAGAGCTGCATTAGGAGCTGGTGCTATTGTGATGGATGTTCTGGCAAGCAATGATAAGAGACTTCCACATCAGAGAATTGAAAGAATTCGTCATTTACGACCAGATATGATACTACTTTCCGGTGGTATTGATGGGGGAACAACAAAACATGTTGCAGAGCTTGCAGAAATTATCTCAGCAGCAGACCCGAAACCCAGATTAGGCTCAGGCTACAAACTACCAATTATTTTTGCTGGAAATGTAGAAGCTCGGGATTTTGTTAAGGAAAACCTCTCACACAAAACAGATCTAATTATAACTGATAATATTCGTCCTGTCCTTGAGCGAGAAAATCTAGGACCTGCAAGAGATAAAATCCACGACTTATTTATGGAACATGTTATGGCTCAAGCCCCGGGTTATAAAAAACTAATGACATGGACAATTGCTGATACAGGTATGAAGAAGATGGAACAGGTTCCTATTATGCCTACTCCAGGTGCTGTAGGTAATATTATGAAGACAATCGCTAAATTAGAAAATATTGAAGTCGTCGGTGTGGATATTGGAGGCGCTACCACAGACATTTTCTCTGTATTTACTGATGAGCAGATATTTAACAGAACTGTTAGTGCTAATCTTGGATTGAGTTATAGCATCTCAAATGTGCTCGCTTCTACAGGAATAGATAATATTATGCGTTGGGTTCCTTTTGAAATTCCAGAGTATCAGCTGAGAAATATGATAAAAAATAAAATGATTCGTCCAACCACAATACCTTTTCTTATGAAAGAACTTATCTTAGAACAGGCAATTGCAAAAGAAGCTTTACGACTCGCTTTTGAACAGCATAAAGAATTTGCAGTTACATTAAAAGGGACTCAGAAAGAGAGTGAAATCGCTGATGCATTTGCTCAAACCGTCTCAGGACAAACTATTGTGGATATGGGGTCTCTTGATATTCTTGTTGGAAGTGGAGGAGTCCTGTCTCATGCTCCTCGTAGAAATCAAGCAGCTATGATGCTTATTGACGGATTTCTGCCAGAAGGTATAACTAAACTCGCTGTTGATAGCATCTTTATGATGCCACAATTAGGTGTGCTTTCAACAATAAGTGAAAAGGCAGCTACTGAAGTTTTTAACAAAGACTGTTTGATTCACTTAGGAACATGTGTTGCACCAAAAGGTAAATATAAAGAAGGTAAGATTGCATTGCATGCTAAAATTGAATTGCCAGATAGGGTATATGAAGAAGATATTAAGTTTGGAGAAATGGTTTTACTTAAACTTGGTGTAGGACAAAATGCAAAAGCAAAATTGAAACCTCTATCTGGACTGGATTTAGGTGCTGGTAGAAATACGGAGGTCAATACCAAACTCTCCGGAGGGGTTGTTGGAATCATTATTGATACACGAGGTAGAGAAATACATTATGATGAAAGCCTTAACAAGGAAACAATGCGAATTCATTTACCCTCAGAAAATTCAGAAAGAATTAAAGCATTAAAAAAATGGATGGAAGCATTAGAAGTCTATCCAAAGAATAAGTTGGATTAGGAGGAGAAATGGCACAAGCGTATACACCAGGATTGACAATTAGTAGACATATTATCTTAAAAAAAGATAGAATACTGCCACTTAAAGGTGAAGTTGTAGTAAAAAAAGGAGATAAAGTTAGTGCTGATGATATTGTAGCACGAACAGATTTGCCAGGCGAAGTTGTTCCAATAAATGTAGCCAATAAATTAGGCATCCCTCCAGGGGATGTTCCTCAGAAAATGGTAAAACAAGCCGGAGATAAGATTGAAAAAGGAGAAATTATTGCTTCCAGTAAAATGCTCTTTGGACTTTTTCATAGTAATGTAACCTCGCCTGTAAAAGGAACAGTGGAGAACATATCTTCTATTACAGGACAGGTTTTATTGCGAGAACCTCCTATTCCAATAGAAATTAAAGCATTTATGGATGGTATTGTTAGTAAGGTCTATGAGAATGAAGGTGTAGAAATTGAAAATAAATCTGCCTATGTTCAGGGTATTTTTGGAATTGGTGGAGAGATTACGGGCGAAATTAAGATGGCTGTAAAAAGTCCAGATGGTATCTTGACTTCTGATTTTATTGATGAATCTTTTCAAGATAAGATTATTGTAGGCGGTTCAATAGTTACCCTTCCCGTTATAAAAAAAGCAATAGATGTCAAAGCCAAAGGTATCATTGTGGCAGGAATTGACGATAAGGATCTAAAGGAATTACTGGGTTTTGATATCGGTGTTGCTATCACCGGGCATGAAGATAAGGGGATAACCATTGTTCTAACAGAGGGATTTGGTCCAATTGATATGGCAGATAATACCTTTAATTTATTAAAAGATTTTGAAGGATATAAAGCCTCTATGCATGGGAAAACCCAGATTCGTGCCGGTGTAATGCGTCCAGAAATTATTATCCCAATCCCATTCAAGGAAGAAGAATTAAAAGTGAAAGAAGAAGAAGCTACAGGGCTTAAAATAGGAAGCCCAATCCGTATTATTCGTGAACCTAACTTTGGGAAAATATGTACCGTAAGTGCCTTACCTGAAGATTTGGCTATTGTTCAAAGTGAAACTAAAGTAAGAATTCTTAAAGCTAAAATGAAGGACGGTAAAGAAATTATTATCCCACGCGCTAATGTAGAAGCAATAGAAGAATGATATATATATTAACAAGGTTTTTTTATTTACATATGTAGGGTAGAAATAAATGTTTAATCCTGAAAATTTTATTAAAAAGGCAAAAGCACTAATTGGACCAATTGATAAAAGTAAAAAAAGTAAATTCGGCTTTGTCAATGAAGATACACGAACATACTTTGTTTATAATTATATTAAAGTTAAAAGAGAGAGGAAAGACTCGTTTTTATTTGTAGAATTTCATGATGATAGATTAAAAAGAAAAGAAAACCATTTTGAAGAATTTAGAAAGGTTTTCGGAATAAAAATAGATAATGCAAGATACAGAAATATTGCCAGAGAATTAATAAATAAACAAATCTCCCAAAATATAAAAAAATTTATTTCAACAAAAAATAGATGGATTTCTGTATGGGATAAAAGAGTAAATATTATTGGATTTTATCAATATAATGTTTCTGAGGATAAGGAAAAGGTGTTCTGTCATTTTAGGACTTTATATCCATTTGTCAGGTCATTTGAAGTCACACCAAGAATTTTAGGGGAAAACTGGGAATTTATGAATAAGAATATTTGGTAAGATAGAATGGGCAAAGATGTCAAATGTGGTCATATGATTCGCCAACTGGCGAATCGTCATAAATAGTCAAAAATGGTCATAAGAGCCTTCATCTCGTTAAATGTTATTATGAGAGTAAGTGGTTTGACCATTTGACAGCGAAGCGTTATGGCTATTTATGACGGCTTCAGCCATTAAGGTTCATTTCTACAAATTGTTACAATACTATTATTAAAGAAATATTCATGAAAAGATAATTTTATTTGACAAGATTATTTTCATCTTTATTAATTTGTATTTATAATTATGAGGGAAAAAAGAAAATGGGAAATAGAGAAATCATACTGATTGATAATTTGCAAATATTGCAATATACCTATTCTATGCCTATTTTCACTTTTTTAATTTTACATTTTTGGACACCCCCCCCAGAAATTATAATTTACTGAATATCTTAGATATACATTCGGTTAAATTACTCTTTACTTATGATATTTTTTACATTGGGAAGAATAAATTCATTCGGAGATTTGCCTCTCTCTTTT encodes:
- a CDS encoding glutamate mutase L, translating into MATELRSILATDCGSTTTKAILIEKIDGVYRLIVRGEAPTTVEAPFDDVTKGVLNAVEEVEDLVHLKGDKNRKILRNGKIVVPQKDNLGVDAYVSTSSAGGGLQMMVAGVVKSMTGESAERAALGAGAIVMDVLASNDKRLPHQRIERIRHLRPDMILLSGGIDGGTTKHVAELAEIISAADPKPRLGSGYKLPIIFAGNVEARDFVKENLSHKTDLIITDNIRPVLERENLGPARDKIHDLFMEHVMAQAPGYKKLMTWTIADTGMKKMEQVPIMPTPGAVGNIMKTIAKLENIEVVGVDIGGATTDIFSVFTDEQIFNRTVSANLGLSYSISNVLASTGIDNIMRWVPFEIPEYQLRNMIKNKMIRPTTIPFLMKELILEQAIAKEALRLAFEQHKEFAVTLKGTQKESEIADAFAQTVSGQTIVDMGSLDILVGSGGVLSHAPRRNQAAMMLIDGFLPEGITKLAVDSIFMMPQLGVLSTISEKAATEVFNKDCLIHLGTCVAPKGKYKEGKIALHAKIELPDRVYEEDIKFGEMVLLKLGVGQNAKAKLKPLSGLDLGAGRNTEVNTKLSGGVVGIIIDTRGREIHYDESLNKETMRIHLPSENSERIKALKKWMEALEVYPKNKLD